Within Conexibacter woesei DSM 14684, the genomic segment GGCGAGCCGTTCGGGCTCGTCCCAACGCGGCGGCGGGAAGCCGAAGTTGCGCAGGCGCTGCGGCTTGTGCACCCCGCTCGCGACGATCGCGACGCGGCCGCCGTCGGCGAGCTGCCCCAGCAGCAGCCGCAGCAGCAGGAAGTGGGCGAGGTGGTTGACCGCGAACGTCGCCTCGTAGCCCTGCGCGGTCGTGTGGCGGCGGTCGCGGTGCTGGATGCCGGCGTTGGCGACGACGGCGTGCAGCGGCGGCAGCCCGGCGGCGTCGAGCGCGGCGGGGAAGGCGCGCACCGAGTCGAGGTCGGCGAGGTCGAGCGGGAGGGTGACGTGGCTGGCGCCGCCGCCGAGCGCGCGCGCCGCCGCCGCGCCGCGCGCGCGGTCGCGCGCCGCGACGACGACCGTCCACTCCGGCAGTCCGGCCAGTTCGCCGGCGCAGGCACGTCCGAGCCCGGAGGTCGCACCCGTGATGACGACCGTCCGCTGCATGCCCGCCGGAGTCAGATCGGCGGCGGCGAGTCTATGCAGATCAGCCGCAGCGGCTCGTCGGGGCTGGCGTTGCGGAACATGTGCGGCCGGTCGCTCTTGTAGTAGGCGCTGTCGCCGGCGTCGAGCTCGTGCGGCTCTGCGCCGTCGACCTCC encodes:
- a CDS encoding SDR family NAD(P)-dependent oxidoreductase gives rise to the protein MQRTVVITGATSGLGRACAGELAGLPEWTVVVAARDRARGAAAARALGGGASHVTLPLDLADLDSVRAFPAALDAAGLPPLHAVVANAGIQHRDRRHTTAQGYEATFAVNHLAHFLLLRLLLGQLADGGRVAIVASGVHKPQRLRNFGFPPPRWDEPERLAEPGPGSGQIAYANSKLANVMTALELARRIDTLRPGAGIAVHALDPGLMPETALTRGYPAPVRRLYPRLAPLLARLAPGATSAAGSGGQLARMVADPAYAAPPNGRYVELTRDGEPSPLARDPELAARLWSESERLVGGIS